A section of the Microbacterium sp. MM2322 genome encodes:
- the gatA gene encoding Asp-tRNA(Asn)/Glu-tRNA(Gln) amidotransferase subunit GatA codes for MSDILKLTAADLSAKLRSGEVSSVEATQAHLDRIAAVDGDVHAFLHVSDHAVDVAADIDRRRAAGEELGELAGVPLAIKDVLVTTDMPSTSGSKILEGYMSPYDATVVARARAAGLVPLGKTNMDEFAMGSSTEHSAYGPTHNPWDLDRIPGGSGGGSAAAVAAFEAPLALGSDTGGSIRQPAHVTGTVGMKPTYGGVSRYGAIALASSLDQVGPVSRTVLDSALLHDVIGGHDPHDATSLTDAWPSFAAAAREGATGDVLKGLKVGVIRELDDSGFQKGVSESFRASLAAMAAAGAEIVEVSAPHFEYGVAAYYLILPAEASSNLAKFDSVRFGMRVNVPGGTVEDVMAATRDAGFGDEVKRRVILGTYALSAGYYDAYYGSAQKVRTLIQRDFDEAFAQVDVIATPSAPTTAFRLGEKLNDPIQMYLNDVTTIPVNLAGVPGISIPSGLAAEDGLPVGIQFVAPAREDARLYRVGAALEALLVDSWGGPLLDRAPILGGAR; via the coding sequence GTGAGCGACATCCTCAAGCTGACCGCTGCGGACCTGTCGGCGAAGCTCCGCTCCGGCGAGGTCTCGAGCGTCGAGGCCACGCAGGCTCACCTCGATCGCATCGCCGCCGTCGACGGCGATGTCCACGCCTTCCTCCACGTGTCCGATCACGCGGTGGACGTCGCGGCCGACATCGACCGCCGTCGAGCCGCGGGCGAGGAACTTGGCGAGCTCGCCGGGGTTCCGCTCGCCATCAAGGACGTGCTCGTCACGACCGACATGCCCTCCACGAGCGGGTCGAAGATCCTCGAGGGCTACATGTCGCCCTACGACGCGACCGTCGTCGCTCGCGCCCGCGCCGCCGGCCTCGTGCCGCTCGGCAAGACGAACATGGACGAGTTCGCGATGGGCTCCTCGACCGAGCACTCCGCTTATGGTCCGACCCACAACCCGTGGGACCTCGACCGGATCCCCGGCGGCTCGGGCGGCGGCTCCGCCGCTGCCGTCGCGGCCTTCGAAGCGCCGCTCGCCCTCGGTTCCGACACGGGCGGCTCGATCCGTCAGCCCGCCCACGTCACCGGCACCGTCGGCATGAAGCCGACCTACGGCGGCGTCAGCCGATACGGCGCGATCGCCCTGGCATCGAGCCTCGACCAGGTCGGTCCCGTCTCCCGCACGGTCCTCGACTCGGCCCTCCTTCACGACGTCATCGGCGGGCACGACCCGCACGACGCGACGTCGCTGACGGACGCCTGGCCCTCCTTCGCCGCTGCCGCCCGAGAGGGCGCCACCGGCGACGTGCTGAAGGGTCTCAAAGTCGGCGTCATCCGGGAACTCGACGACTCGGGCTTCCAGAAGGGTGTCTCGGAGTCCTTCCGCGCGTCGCTCGCTGCCATGGCGGCCGCCGGCGCCGAGATCGTCGAGGTCAGCGCACCCCACTTCGAGTACGGGGTCGCCGCCTACTACCTGATCCTCCCTGCGGAGGCCTCCAGCAACCTCGCGAAGTTCGACTCCGTGCGCTTCGGCATGCGCGTCAACGTCCCCGGCGGCACCGTGGAGGACGTCATGGCGGCTACCCGCGACGCCGGGTTCGGCGACGAGGTCAAGCGCCGCGTCATCCTGGGCACCTACGCGCTGTCGGCGGGCTACTACGACGCCTACTACGGCAGCGCACAGAAGGTGCGGACCCTGATCCAGCGCGACTTCGACGAGGCTTTCGCCCAGGTCGATGTCATCGCGACGCCGTCGGCGCCCACCACGGCGTTCCGTCTCGGCGAGAAGCTGAACGACCCGATCCAGATGTACCTCAACGACGTGACGACGATCCCGGTCAACCTCGCGGGCGTCCCCGGGATCTCGATTCCCTCGGGTCTCGCGGCGGAGGACGGGTTGCCCGTCGGCATCCAGTTCGTCGCCCCCGCCCGTGAAGACGCACGTCTGTACCGCGTCGGCGCGGCCCTCGAGGCCCTGCTCGTCGACAGCTGGGGCGGTCCGCTGCTGGACCGCGCCCCGATCCTCGGAGGAGCCCGCTGA
- the gatB gene encoding Asp-tRNA(Asn)/Glu-tRNA(Gln) amidotransferase subunit GatB, whose translation MAKDALMDFDKALELFEPVLGFEVHVELNTETKMFSPAANPAHEANHDAAPNTLVAPVDMGLPGSLPVVNETAVRYSISLGLALGCSIAPSSRFARKNYFYPDLGKNYQISQYDEPIAFEGSVEIELEGGDVIVIPIERAHMEEDAGKLTHMGGSTGRIQGAEYSLVDYNRAGVPLVEIVTKPIFGTEHRAPEVAKAYVAAIRDIVRSLGISEARMERGNLRCDANVSLRPRGQEKLGTRTETKNVNSMRSVERAVRYEIQRQAEILAGGGTITQETRHWHEDTGRTSPGRPKSDADDYRYFPEPDLLPVEPSEELIEELRAALPEAPSVYRRRLKTDWGFTDLEFQDVANGGLLAEVEATIAAGASPASARKWWTGEITRLANAQGAEPAALVTPESVAELQKLVDAGTLTDKLARQVLEGVIAGEGTPQEVVDARGLAVVSDDGALIAAIDDALAAQPDVLAKIQDGKVQAAGAVIGAVMKAMKGQADAARVRELILERAGQS comes from the coding sequence ATGGCCAAGGACGCGCTGATGGACTTCGACAAAGCACTCGAGCTCTTCGAGCCGGTGCTGGGCTTCGAGGTGCACGTCGAGCTCAACACCGAGACCAAGATGTTCTCGCCGGCGGCCAACCCGGCGCACGAGGCGAACCACGACGCAGCTCCCAACACGCTCGTCGCCCCGGTCGACATGGGCCTGCCCGGTTCGCTGCCGGTGGTCAACGAGACCGCCGTGCGGTACTCGATCAGCTTGGGTCTCGCGCTCGGCTGCTCGATCGCGCCGTCGAGCCGGTTCGCGCGGAAGAACTACTTCTACCCCGACCTCGGCAAGAACTACCAGATCTCGCAGTACGACGAACCGATCGCGTTCGAGGGCAGCGTCGAGATCGAACTCGAGGGCGGTGACGTGATCGTCATCCCCATCGAGCGCGCGCACATGGAGGAGGATGCCGGCAAGCTCACCCACATGGGCGGCTCGACCGGACGCATCCAGGGCGCCGAGTATTCGCTCGTCGACTACAACCGCGCGGGCGTCCCGCTCGTCGAGATCGTCACGAAGCCGATCTTCGGCACCGAGCACCGTGCCCCGGAGGTCGCGAAGGCCTACGTCGCCGCGATCCGCGACATCGTGCGGTCGCTGGGGATCTCCGAGGCCCGGATGGAGCGCGGGAACCTCCGTTGCGATGCGAACGTCTCGCTCCGCCCGCGGGGGCAGGAGAAGCTCGGCACCCGTACCGAGACGAAGAACGTCAACTCGATGCGCTCGGTCGAACGCGCCGTTCGCTACGAGATCCAGCGTCAGGCGGAGATCCTCGCCGGCGGCGGAACGATCACGCAGGAGACGAGGCACTGGCACGAGGACACGGGCCGCACATCGCCGGGACGTCCGAAGTCGGATGCCGACGACTACCGCTACTTCCCTGAGCCCGACCTCCTTCCCGTCGAGCCGTCGGAGGAGCTGATCGAGGAGCTCCGTGCGGCGCTTCCCGAAGCGCCCTCGGTGTACCGCCGTCGGCTCAAGACCGACTGGGGCTTCACCGACCTGGAGTTCCAGGACGTCGCCAACGGCGGTCTGCTGGCCGAAGTCGAGGCGACGATCGCGGCGGGTGCGTCACCGGCATCCGCTCGCAAGTGGTGGACGGGTGAGATCACCCGCCTCGCGAACGCGCAGGGCGCCGAACCCGCTGCGCTCGTGACGCCTGAGTCGGTCGCGGAGCTGCAGAAGCTGGTCGATGCGGGAACCCTCACCGACAAGCTGGCCCGCCAGGTGCTCGAGGGCGTCATCGCGGGGGAGGGGACGCCGCAGGAGGTCGTCGACGCTCGCGGCCTCGCCGTCGTCTCGGATGACGGCGCCCTGATCGCCGCGATCGACGACGCCCTCGCGGCGCAGCCCGATGTGCTCGCGAAGATCCAGGACGGCAAGGTCCAAGCGGCGGGTGCCGTCATCGGCGCCGTCATGAAGGCCATGAAGGGCCAGGCGGACGCGGCTCGCGTGCGGGAGCTCATCCTGGAGCGCGCCGGCCAGTCCTGA
- the clpS gene encoding ATP-dependent Clp protease adapter ClpS: MSTALPEIDEQIDLQASTSGPWQTVVWNDPVNLMSYVEHVFREYFGFSREKAHRLMLAVHHDGHAVVAEGSREQMELHTQAMHDYGLWATVREAGG; encoded by the coding sequence ATGAGCACCGCGCTCCCCGAGATCGACGAGCAGATCGACCTCCAGGCATCCACGTCCGGTCCGTGGCAGACGGTCGTCTGGAACGATCCGGTCAACCTCATGAGCTACGTCGAGCATGTCTTCCGGGAGTACTTCGGGTTCTCTCGCGAGAAGGCGCATCGCCTGATGCTCGCCGTTCACCACGACGGGCACGCCGTCGTGGCTGAGGGCTCGCGCGAGCAGATGGAACTCCACACGCAGGCGATGCACGACTACGGCTTGTGGGCCACCGTTCGCGAGGCCGGCGGATGA
- a CDS encoding DUF2017 family protein: MTRPSITMELSLLEAAHLSDLVGQFEEVIAERDESDPAVRRLVPDAYPDDDDATTEFRRLTQDDLLSRRAADAAGVRASLYRDGMELDLAELDRASAEDILVVELTPELAGAWLRTLAALRLVLAERLGITEQDQDAEDDARFGVYEWIGYRLEILVRALDA; encoded by the coding sequence ATGACGCGCCCCAGCATCACGATGGAGCTCTCACTCCTGGAAGCCGCTCACCTCTCCGATCTCGTCGGTCAGTTCGAAGAGGTCATCGCCGAGCGCGACGAGTCGGATCCCGCGGTGCGGCGCCTCGTCCCCGACGCGTATCCCGATGACGACGACGCGACGACGGAGTTCCGCCGGCTCACGCAGGACGACCTGCTGTCTCGTCGGGCGGCCGATGCCGCGGGTGTTCGCGCGTCGTTGTACCGCGACGGTATGGAACTGGACCTCGCGGAACTCGACCGCGCATCCGCCGAGGACATCCTCGTCGTCGAGTTGACCCCGGAGCTCGCCGGCGCCTGGCTTCGGACTCTCGCGGCCCTCCGTCTCGTGCTGGCCGAGCGTCTCGGGATCACCGAGCAGGATCAGGACGCCGAGGACGACGCCCGCTTCGGTGTCTACGAGTGGATCGGATATCGCCTCGAGATACTCGTGCGGGCGCTCGACGCCTGA
- the orn gene encoding oligoribonuclease, producing the protein MSAAENDRLVWIDCEMTGLDLSVDELVEVAVVITDFELNVLDPGFQIVIKPDASALDHMNDFVTKMHESSGLLDEIPNGVSLADAEFQVLEYIQRFVPEGKAPLAGNTIGTDRMFLARYMPRVDRWLHYRNVDVSSVKELARRWYPRAYFNAPAKDGGHRALADIRESVRELAYYRETVFVEAPGPSTDDARTAAASAVSSFASGL; encoded by the coding sequence GTGTCAGCCGCTGAGAACGACCGCCTCGTCTGGATCGACTGCGAGATGACGGGGCTCGACCTGTCGGTCGACGAGCTCGTCGAAGTCGCTGTCGTCATCACCGACTTCGAGCTCAACGTCCTCGACCCCGGCTTCCAGATCGTGATCAAGCCCGACGCGTCGGCTCTCGATCACATGAACGACTTCGTCACGAAGATGCACGAGAGCTCGGGGCTCCTCGACGAGATTCCGAACGGCGTGAGCCTCGCGGATGCGGAGTTCCAGGTGCTCGAGTACATCCAGCGCTTCGTGCCCGAAGGCAAAGCCCCCCTCGCGGGCAACACGATCGGCACCGACCGGATGTTCCTGGCCCGGTACATGCCGCGCGTCGACCGCTGGCTCCACTACCGCAATGTCGATGTCTCCAGCGTGAAGGAACTCGCCCGCCGCTGGTATCCCCGCGCGTACTTCAACGCGCCCGCCAAGGACGGCGGACACCGGGCGCTTGCCGACATCCGTGAGAGCGTCCGCGAGCTCGCGTACTACCGCGAGACCGTCTTCGTCGAAGCTCCCGGGCCTTCCACCGACGACGCGCGGACCGCCGCGGCATCCGCCGTGTCGTCGTTCGCCTCCGGACTGTAA
- the gatC gene encoding Asp-tRNA(Asn)/Glu-tRNA(Gln) amidotransferase subunit GatC: MSEITPDLVRHLGVLARIQLSDEEVERLTGQLDAIVDNIAKVSEVATPDVAATSHPIPLSNVFRPDVPGDMLSLDEVLQNAPDAADGRFRVTAILGEEQ, translated from the coding sequence GTGTCTGAAATCACCCCCGATCTCGTGCGCCATCTTGGCGTGCTCGCCCGGATCCAGCTGAGCGACGAGGAGGTGGAACGCCTCACCGGCCAGCTCGATGCGATCGTCGACAACATCGCCAAGGTCTCCGAGGTCGCCACCCCCGACGTCGCCGCCACGAGCCACCCGATCCCGCTGAGCAACGTGTTCCGCCCCGACGTGCCCGGCGACATGCTGAGCCTCGACGAGGTGCTCCAGAACGCACCGGATGCCGCCGACGGCCGCTTCCGCGTCACCGCGATCCTGGGGGAGGAGCAGTGA
- the dinB gene encoding DNA polymerase IV — MGRGDGTGRIVSADGADDTGTRILHVDMDAFYAAVEVLYDPSLAGKPLIVGGMEGRGVVSSASYEARRFGVRSAMSVGRALQLCPQAIVVVPRFERYSELSKKVMAIFRDITPLVEPLSIDEAFLDVSGARRLWGSPGEIALMVRRRVLEETGLTCSVGVAATKHVAKIASTVSKPDGLLIVSEPDTQAFLAARPVGALWGVGPKAVEALDARGIRMVSDVLNTPRGVLDRALGPAMGARIWQLARGIDPRSVQTEHTEKSVGHEETFLEDVSDTAMLRSEFRRLADRVASRLRAGGWEARTIAIKVRFADFTTLSRSVSVPEPTNVGQRIGDVALELFEKIDLVQPVRLIGVRGEKLTGDGMGGLALWDDDAEWRRVDAALDDARSRFGRGAVTRASTLGPRRDVNALPTNPRPARD, encoded by the coding sequence ATGGGACGCGGCGACGGCACGGGACGTATCGTCTCCGCCGACGGTGCGGACGACACGGGGACCCGCATCCTCCACGTCGACATGGACGCGTTCTACGCCGCCGTGGAGGTCCTCTACGACCCCTCGCTAGCGGGTAAGCCGCTGATCGTCGGGGGCATGGAGGGGCGAGGCGTCGTCTCCAGTGCGTCTTATGAAGCGCGGCGCTTCGGCGTGCGGTCGGCGATGTCGGTCGGGCGGGCGCTCCAGCTTTGTCCCCAGGCGATCGTGGTCGTCCCGCGGTTCGAGAGGTACTCGGAGCTGTCGAAGAAGGTCATGGCGATCTTCCGCGACATCACACCGCTCGTTGAGCCGCTGTCGATCGACGAGGCCTTCCTCGACGTGAGCGGCGCGCGACGACTGTGGGGGAGTCCGGGGGAGATCGCGCTCATGGTGCGACGCCGTGTGCTCGAGGAGACGGGACTCACGTGCAGTGTCGGCGTCGCCGCGACGAAGCATGTCGCGAAGATCGCCTCGACCGTGTCGAAGCCCGATGGCTTGCTCATCGTGAGTGAGCCGGATACGCAGGCCTTCCTCGCGGCACGGCCGGTCGGGGCACTCTGGGGAGTGGGTCCGAAGGCCGTCGAGGCTCTCGACGCGCGCGGCATCCGGATGGTGTCCGACGTCCTGAACACGCCACGTGGCGTGCTCGACAGGGCCTTGGGCCCGGCGATGGGCGCGCGTATCTGGCAGTTGGCCCGCGGGATCGACCCGCGCTCGGTGCAGACCGAGCACACCGAGAAGAGCGTCGGACACGAGGAGACGTTCCTCGAAGACGTGTCCGACACGGCCATGCTCCGGAGCGAGTTCCGTCGATTGGCCGACCGGGTCGCTTCTCGATTGCGCGCCGGCGGATGGGAAGCGCGGACCATCGCGATCAAGGTGCGCTTCGCTGATTTCACGACTCTCTCCCGCTCCGTGAGCGTTCCGGAACCCACCAACGTCGGTCAGCGGATCGGCGACGTCGCCCTGGAACTCTTCGAGAAGATCGACCTTGTCCAACCCGTCCGCCTGATCGGTGTGCGCGGCGAGAAGCTCACCGGCGACGGCATGGGGGGACTCGCCCTCTGGGACGACGACGCCGAATGGCGCCGCGTGGACGCAGCTCTCGACGATGCGCGGTCACGGTTCGGCCGCGGAGCCGTGACTCGCGCGAGCACGCTGGGACCGCGACGCGATGTCAACGCACTGCCCACGAATCCGCGGCCCGCTCGCGACTGA
- a CDS encoding metallopeptidase family protein, which translates to MIDMDAEAFEDLVAAELDALPPEMVSGLDNVVFVVEDRPEDGSLDLLGLYDGLALTERDRYGMGDLPDRIMVYREPHLHACDDLDELRDEVHTTLVHEIAHFYGIDDARLHELGWA; encoded by the coding sequence ATGATCGATATGGATGCCGAGGCGTTCGAGGATCTGGTGGCCGCCGAACTCGATGCTCTTCCGCCTGAAATGGTGTCAGGGCTCGACAATGTCGTGTTCGTCGTGGAGGACCGCCCCGAGGATGGTTCTCTCGATCTGCTCGGGCTGTACGACGGACTCGCCCTGACGGAACGAGACCGGTACGGGATGGGCGACCTCCCCGACCGGATCATGGTCTACCGCGAACCCCACCTCCACGCGTGCGATGACCTCGATGAGCTGCGCGACGAGGTACACACCACCCTCGTCCACGAGATCGCCCACTTCTACGGAATCGACGACGCGCGCCTGCACGAGCTGGGGTGGGCGTGA